The following proteins are encoded in a genomic region of Salvelinus namaycush isolate Seneca chromosome 12, SaNama_1.0, whole genome shotgun sequence:
- the rhbdd2 gene encoding rhomboid domain-containing protein 2 yields the protein MISCIVLKGMIQRFKSFTPEFRLTSGIVSVIIVSFVLFIVTTFFGLSEDVFSLGMTVFGNGHVHKLITYSFHHKTVTQLLLSIGVLGPLCGGIEKSVGTVRFLFMFLLLSISTGVLYSILGLLLFGASAQNQVEGFIPVSLSLMCMATVHSRMVKGFLFGVTVPMLALPWLFLFIITLLVPHTVFLCNVIAIIAGGIYGKGWLSLLDMSDARASVLDKKMPFRLLRNIGVLYVPASIEARRKTVHPPIIPTPGSYPVQAYAPVSSTSNLQATETTPKTFEGWAHSYYTQGSPVQLSGYYGHNHGYGIKHSFGPSHGHGHKHGYSCSHSQGHGHSHEHSFGHGLSHEHASASQTSSHCAPVAQHPYSQHSHLSPLSVSVSAPQSFTANMPESLPESVTVHPGAPVSSLTD from the exons ATGATCTCCTGCATAGTTTTAAAAGGTATGATTCAGAGGTTCAAGAGTTTTACTCCTGAGTTCAGGCTCACGAGTGGGATTGTTTCTGTCATTATAGTatcatttgttttgtttattgtCACTACATTTTTCGGTTTATCAGAGGATGTCTTCAGTCTTGGAATGACAGTTTTTGGCAATGGTCATG TGCACAAGCTCATCACATACTCCTTCCACCACAAGACAGTGACCCAGCTACTCCTCAGTATTGGGGTTCTGGGGCCTCTCTGTGGTGgcattgagaagagtgtgggcaCTGTTCGGTTCCTCTTCATGTTTCTGCTGCTCTCTATCAGCACAGGGGTGTTGTACAGCATACTGGGTCTGCTACTGTTTGGTGCATCTGCCCAGAACCAGGTGGAGGGGTTCATTCCAGTATCCCTCTCCCTTATGTGTATGGCCACAGTGCACTCCCGTATGGTTAAGGGCTTTCTTTTCGGGGTCACTGTACCCATGTTAGCCCTGCCCTGGCTGTTTCTGTTCATCATAACACTTTTGGTCCCACACACTGTGTTCCTTTGTAATGTCATCGCCATCATCGCAGGGGGGATCT ACGGAAAGGGCTGGCTCTCACTTCTGGACATGTCCGATGCCAGGGCATCAGTGCTGGACAAGAAGATGCCTTTCAGGCTGCTGAGGAACATTGGTGTCCTGTATGTCCCTGCATCAATAGAGGCGAGAAGGAAGACGGTCCACCCACC AATAATTCCAACCCCAGGCTCCTACCCAGTCCAAGCCTACGCTCCAGTGTCCTCTACCTCCAACCTACAGGCTACCGAGACCACACCAAAGACATTTGAAGGCTGGGCCCACTCCTACTATACACAGGGGAGCCCTGTTCAGCTCTCAGGTTATTACGGACACAACCATGGATATGGCATCAAGCATAGCTTTGGGCCAAGTCACGGACATGGTCACAAACATGGATACAGCTGCAGCCACAGCCAAGGTCATGGACATAGTCACGAACACAGCTTCGGCCATGGACTCAGTCATGAGCATGCATCTGCCTCTCAAACCAGCAGTCACTGTGCTCCAGTGGCTCAACATCCATATTCTCAACATTCCCACCTCAGTccactgtctgtgtctgtcagtgCCCCCCAGAGTTTCACAGCAAACATGCCGGAGTCACTGCCAGAATCTGTGACGGTTCATCCAGGAGCACCTGTGTCTTCACTGACAGATTGA